The genomic interval TTCCTCTGGTGCGCCCGAGAAGATTCGAACTCCTGACCTTCTGATCCGTAGTCAGACGCTCTATCCAACTGAGCTACGGGCGCATGTTTTGCCGACCCTAGGGTCGTTGGCGGAGAGGGAGGGATTTGAACCCTCGATGGAGGTTTTGCCCCCATACTCCCTTAGCAGGGGAGCGCCTTCAGCCGCTCGGCCACCTCTCCGCGGTGTTCAACCGTCGACCGGGTCCCCGGCCGGCCTCGCCACTGACCTTACCTTGGCGGAGGGTGAGGGATTCGAACCCCCGGACGAGTCTCCCCGTCTACGGTTTTCAAGACCGCCGCCTTCGACCGCTCGGCCAACCCTCCGGTCAACCTGCTACCAACCAGCTCGCGGCAGCTCCCCGTGTACCCGTCCGATACCCGCCGCGGTGGCGTGGCGGGGCCGTCCGTACGGTCAGCGTCGAGAAGTATACGCAGCGCTTCTCGACGGTGTCAACGACACGACACGACGACGCGAGCGGGATCTCGGTAGGGGCAGCAGCTCGGCGCTGCCAGCACCCTCTCGGATCTGCTAACTTCTCCCATGCCCCCGTTCTGCGGCCAAGAGGAGCATCTAGCTACCCTTGCTTCGCGCTGGCAGGCGGTCAGCGAGGGTGGCGGTCCACGGGTGGTCGTCCTCCTGGCCGAGTCGGGTCTCGGCAAGACCCGCCTGGCACAGGAGTTCTACGCGCGCACGGTGCGCGCCGGGCAAGGCGATGGTGGGTATTGGCCGCCGGAGCTGGGCGCAGATGGCGACAACCTCCTCGTGAATCCCCTTCCCGGTAGTTGGAACGGTGCCGCGCGCATGCCGTTCTTATGGTGGGGCGTGCGCCTCTCGCCGCAGGTCGGCCGCAACCAGGTGACCACGGGGGCGCTGGCGGCGCACGTGGACAGTCACCTGGTCCCGCACCTGGAGCCGTTCCACCGCGAGCAGCGCCACCGGCAGCGGCTCGCGCAGTTGGCCAAGGTGGGCGGTGCAGTGGCGCTGGACGCGGTGCTCGACCTGGTCCCCGTACTCGGCCTCATCAAGAAGGTGGGTGAGGTGGGGCTTGAACTCAAGGGGATCCACGACGGTTGGCGCGACGACCGGCAAGCGCTCGACGCGGCCGCCTTGCTGGGGCGAAGGCGCGACTCCTTGGTGCGCCAGCTCATCGACGACCTCTCCAAGCTGTTCAACGGCCCTAGCGGCAGCACCGTACCCGCGGTCATCCTCATCGACGACGCGCAGTTCTCGGACGCCGACCCTGGCGTCAGCGCTTTCGTGGCCGCGCTCCTGACCGCCATGACCGATGGCGGCTGGCCCGTGCTCCTGCTGGTGACTCACTGGGAGCGAGAGTTCGCGGCAGCCGGCCGCGACGGCGCCGAAGACGACGCTTCGGTGGCGGCCGCGTTGACGCGGTATGCCGGCCTTCGGCCCAACACGGTGGAGCTGTTGCACCTGAGGCCCATAGCCGGACTCGAACCGCTGGTGACGGAGCGTCTGCCCGGCCTGACGCCGCACCAGGTGGCCCGCCTGGTCGAGCGGGCAGGCGGCAACCCGCAGTACCTGGACGAGATCGTGCGTCTGGGCCTGGACCCGCGCAGCCGCAGGTGGTTCGAGGATCGCGACCCGAGTGGCGCCTTGACCGAGGACGGCCTCGAGGCCTTGCTCTCCAAGAGCGTGAGTCTTCAGGACGTGGTCGCTGAGCGTTTCGCCAGCAGCCCCGAGGGGGTTCAGAGGGCCGTGTCGTTGGCGGGCCTGCAGGGCGCTGAGTTCCTGGAGCCGCTCGTGCGCTTCACGCACCTGCTCCTGGGAGAGCACGAGGTCTCGGGTGAGGAGGTCAGCGCTGCCCTCGCGGATGCCAGCGAGCGGTTCGGTTACCTGGCCTGGTTGGCGGAGGGGTTGGGGTCGTTCCGCCAGCGCATCTACCATGACGTGGCGCGCGAGTTCCTGCCCGCGTTCTACGGCGAGGCCGAGGCGCTGACCGCTCTGGGCACCGCTGTGCAGCAGCTCATGCTGGGCGAGCTCCCGCTGGACGTGGGGCAGGCCGGGTACCTCTCCTTGATGCGGTCGGCCGCCGCGCTGTTCGAGCGGTCGGACGACGAGGAGCAGCGCCGCCTGGCCGCGCAGGCGTTGCACGAGCTTACGCGGTACGCCTCGGCCGCCGGAGAGCTGGAGGTGGCCCACCGCTTGGCTGTGCGGCAGGCGGAGCTGCTGGGGAGCATCTCCGACGAGCGCCTCGACGGTGACCTGAACTGGCTGCGCGGCGCCAACGACATCCTGGCCACGGCCGGCGACCGCGAGGCGCGGCGTCCCGTGCTCATCCGGCTCGTGCGGCTCGCGGGCCAGACGTACGAGGAGGGCGACGTGAACGCCTGGTCTGGCAGCCTCTACACGCAGGTGCTGCTCGACGTGGCGGAGTTCCACGAGGCGGCCGGCAACCAGGAACGGCGCGCTGACGCCTTGAGCACGGCGGTCGCGGTCATGCACGGCCTAGAGGGGAGCGAACCCGAGGCGGAGGTGCTGGAGGCATCGTTGCGGCTGCACCGCCTCTACGCTGCCTGGCTGGAGGAGCTCGGCGAGACGGGCGACGCGGCGGAGACCTTACGGCACGCCCTCGGCATCGCTCAGCAGTTGCTGGGCCTGGACGACCACCCGGTGCGCCGGCTGCAGGTGGCTTCCGTGCAGAGCGAGGTGGGCGCGAACGCGCTCCTACGTGGCGACGTCCAGGCGGCGCTACTGGACCTGGAGCGGGCCACCGCCACGCTCCGGGAGCTCGCGGCGGGCGGCACGAACATCGATCTCGAGATCCGTCTCGCCATCGCCCTGGACCAGTTGGCGGACGCGTACGCGGCCACCGGCCGCATGCAGGAGGCGGAGGCCTTGTTGCTCGAGGTGCTGGCGGTCATGCGCCGGCACCT from Trueperaceae bacterium carries:
- a CDS encoding AAA family ATPase, which translates into the protein MPPFCGQEEHLATLASRWQAVSEGGGPRVVVLLAESGLGKTRLAQEFYARTVRAGQGDGGYWPPELGADGDNLLVNPLPGSWNGAARMPFLWWGVRLSPQVGRNQVTTGALAAHVDSHLVPHLEPFHREQRHRQRLAQLAKVGGAVALDAVLDLVPVLGLIKKVGEVGLELKGIHDGWRDDRQALDAAALLGRRRDSLVRQLIDDLSKLFNGPSGSTVPAVILIDDAQFSDADPGVSAFVAALLTAMTDGGWPVLLLVTHWEREFAAAGRDGAEDDASVAAALTRYAGLRPNTVELLHLRPIAGLEPLVTERLPGLTPHQVARLVERAGGNPQYLDEIVRLGLDPRSRRWFEDRDPSGALTEDGLEALLSKSVSLQDVVAERFASSPEGVQRAVSLAGLQGAEFLEPLVRFTHLLLGEHEVSGEEVSAALADASERFGYLAWLAEGLGSFRQRIYHDVAREFLPAFYGEAEALTALGTAVQQLMLGELPLDVGQAGYLSLMRSAAALFERSDDEEQRRLAAQALHELTRYASAAGELEVAHRLAVRQAELLGSISDERLDGDLNWLRGANDILATAGDREARRPVLIRLVRLAGQTYEEGDVNAWSGSLYTQVLLDVAEFHEAAGNQERRADALSTAVAVMHGLEGSEPEAEVLEASLRLHRLYAAWLEELGETGDAAETLRHALGIAQQLLGLDDHPVRRLQVASVQSEVGANALLRGDVQAALLDLERATATLRELAAGGTNIDLEIRLAIALDQLADAYAATGRMQEAEALLLEVLAVMRRHLSMAPTTPRIMANVADSLERLAAVQWRRGDGEGAWSRIQEATAVRRAVADSSGTVPDFALLGYSLTRAAEVALTVGHAVQGEGLVAEALRLARLVWAGDTSARAAWRLIYALKVGLDLALRRMDLTAAHGLLAEVDAVKGRLDAEALAPVTSYLRALEEGRARVLEESGDAEGAARARAAARLEGRGSVN